A DNA window from Candidatus Tectomicrobia bacterium contains the following coding sequences:
- a CDS encoding cbb3-type cytochrome c oxidase subunit I, translating to MSETLAAPVEHGEPAGFWRTYVFSTDHKMIARQYMFIALFWAALGGFFAYIIRWQLAHPDTDIPLLGRPIGPEEYNAFVTMHGTIMVFFVAMPLLLASFGNFLIPLMIGARDMAFPRLNMLSVWVLALASLILIGSFFVEGGAASAGWTGYPPLSAKPAYTGVEWGMDLWLLALALEFGSFLMGGINFLVTPMNMRTRGMGFFRMPLFVWMVMIASLIFLLSVGPLIAGAVMLLLDRNLGTSFFMAPGGGDPLLWQHLFWFFGHPEVYVILLPALGAMMEVMTTFSRKTIFGYRPIIIAVIVAGGLSFVVWAHHQFISGLDPRLATPFSVTTIIISVPFALIVFALLATLWRGSIRLATPMWFAVGGLAVFIFGGLTGIFNGSAAVDIYIHDTYFVVAHFHSTLFSSLFLGGFAAIYYWYPKMFGRMMNEALGQLHFWGTFLFFLAVFVPMHLVGVGGMMRRIANPGQYEFLAPLAGLNRMITMSTIFLLLSQFFFVFNFFWSMFRGRPAPENPWDGTTLEWTTLSPPPHGNWPGEVPRVYHPPYGYGLPGASEDWVPQHRPLPSGAAPRT from the coding sequence ATGAGCGAGACTTTGGCGGCGCCGGTGGAGCACGGGGAGCCGGCGGGCTTCTGGCGGACGTACGTTTTTTCGACCGATCACAAGATGATCGCGCGGCAGTACATGTTCATCGCCCTGTTCTGGGCGGCGCTGGGGGGTTTCTTCGCCTACATCATCCGCTGGCAGCTCGCCCACCCGGATACGGACATCCCCCTCCTCGGGAGGCCCATCGGCCCGGAGGAGTACAACGCCTTCGTCACCATGCACGGGACCATCATGGTGTTCTTCGTGGCCATGCCCCTGCTGCTGGCGTCGTTCGGCAACTTCCTCATCCCGCTGATGATTGGCGCGCGCGACATGGCCTTCCCCCGGCTGAACATGTTGTCGGTCTGGGTGCTCGCGCTGGCGTCGCTGATCCTGATCGGCTCCTTCTTCGTGGAGGGCGGCGCGGCCTCCGCGGGCTGGACGGGCTACCCGCCGCTCTCGGCCAAGCCGGCCTACACCGGGGTCGAATGGGGCATGGACCTCTGGCTGCTGGCCCTCGCGCTGGAGTTCGGCTCCTTCCTGATGGGGGGCATCAACTTCCTCGTGACCCCCATGAACATGCGCACGCGGGGGATGGGCTTCTTCCGCATGCCGCTGTTCGTGTGGATGGTCATGATCGCCTCGCTCATCTTCCTCCTCTCGGTGGGGCCGCTCATCGCGGGGGCGGTGATGCTGCTCCTCGACCGCAACCTGGGGACGAGCTTCTTCATGGCGCCGGGAGGAGGCGACCCGCTCCTGTGGCAGCACCTGTTCTGGTTCTTCGGGCACCCCGAGGTCTACGTGATCCTGCTGCCCGCCCTCGGGGCCATGATGGAGGTGATGACCACCTTCTCGCGCAAGACCATCTTTGGTTACCGCCCGATCATCATCGCCGTGATTGTCGCCGGGGGGCTGAGCTTCGTCGTGTGGGCCCACCACCAGTTCATCAGCGGGCTGGACCCCCGGCTGGCGACGCCCTTCAGCGTCACCACCATCATCATCTCGGTGCCCTTCGCCCTGATCGTCTTCGCCCTGCTGGCCACCCTGTGGCGGGGCTCCATCCGCCTGGCCACCCCGATGTGGTTCGCCGTGGGGGGGCTCGCGGTGTTCATCTTCGGGGGGCTGACGGGCATCTTCAACGGATCGGCGGCGGTGGACATCTACATCCACGACACCTATTTCGTCGTCGCCCACTTCCACAGCACGTTGTTCAGCTCGCTCTTCCTGGGGGGCTTCGCGGCCATCTACTACTGGTACCCCAAGATGTTCGGCCGGATGATGAACGAGGCCCTGGGGCAGCTCCACTTCTGGGGGACCTTCCTCTTCTTCCTCGCCGTCTTCGTGCCCATGCACCTGGTGGGGGTGGGGGGCATGATGCGCCGCATCGCCAACCCCGGACAGTATGAGTTCCTCGCCCCGCTGGCGGGGCTCAACCGCATGATCACGATGTCGACCATCTTCCTCCTGCTCTCCCAGTTCTTCTTCGTCTTCAACTTCTTCTGGAGCATGTTCCGCGGCCGGCCCGCGCCGGAGAACCCGTGGGACGGGACAACGCTGGAGTGGACCACACTCTCGCCTCCCCCTCACGGGAACTGGCCGGGCGAGGTCCCGCGCGTGTACCATCCGCCCTACGGCTACGGGCTGCCGGGAGCCTCGGAGGACTGGGTGCCCCAGCACCGGCCGTTGCCCAGCGGGGCCGCCCCGCGGACCTAG
- a CDS encoding cytochrome c oxidase subunit 3, which produces MSTAAHAPAEAAESTPFPSAKLGMWWFLASEIMVFGGLIVTYLLFRMAGPGWTADIHHNSTLLGTINTLVLLTSSFTMVEVHRARGRDDERRFRLNLALTILLGFVFLGIKGVEYAAHIREGLVPAKSMFWAFYFGMTGLHGLHVAGGIVANACLYAAAARPGGFARYGHRAEMNGLYWHFVDVVWIFLFPLLYLG; this is translated from the coding sequence ATGAGCACCGCCGCGCACGCGCCCGCGGAAGCCGCCGAGAGCACGCCGTTCCCCTCCGCCAAGCTGGGGATGTGGTGGTTCCTCGCCTCCGAGATCATGGTGTTCGGGGGCCTGATCGTGACCTACCTGCTGTTCCGGATGGCGGGCCCGGGCTGGACCGCGGACATCCACCACAACAGCACCCTCCTGGGGACGATCAACACCCTCGTGCTACTCACCTCGAGCTTCACGATGGTGGAGGTGCACCGGGCCCGGGGGAGGGACGACGAGCGGAGGTTCCGCCTGAACCTCGCGCTGACCATCCTGCTGGGGTTCGTCTTCTTGGGGATCAAGGGGGTCGAGTACGCCGCCCACATCCGCGAGGGGCTGGTGCCCGCCAAGTCGATGTTCTGGGCCTTCTACTTCGGGATGACCGGCCTGCACGGCCTCCACGTGGCCGGCGGGATCGTTGCCAACGCCTGTCTCTATGCGGCGGCGGCCCGGCCCGGCGGCTTCGCCCGCTACGGCCACCGCGCCGAGATGAACGGCCTCTACTGGCACTTCGTGGACGTCGTGTGGATATTCCTCTTCCCGTTGCTCTACCTCGGGTAG
- a CDS encoding cytochrome C oxidase subunit IV family protein has translation MKEEGAHGSPYLLIWIYLVVLALASVAASLVLPKAAAELTIYLLAVVKAILVALYFMHLKVERFFIHSLTLIPLALVLVLFLGLIPDIVVGR, from the coding sequence ATGAAAGAAGAAGGCGCGCACGGCTCGCCCTACCTGCTCATCTGGATCTATCTCGTCGTCCTGGCGCTGGCCTCGGTGGCGGCCTCCCTCGTCCTGCCCAAGGCGGCGGCGGAGCTGACGATCTATCTCCTCGCGGTGGTGAAGGCGATCCTGGTGGCGCTCTACTTCATGCACCTGAAGGTGGAGCGCTTCTTCATCCACTCGCTCACCCTCATCCCCCTGGCGCTGGTGCTGGTGCTCTTCCTCGGCCTGATCCCCGACATCGTCGTCGGCCGCTGA